The DNA window ACGGCCCTGATAGAGGCCGGTGACGGCCACATCCGCAGCATTGATCTCGAGCACCGGATCGCCCGGCACCAGGGAAGCCGTGTGGCCGTCGGGTCCAAGGCCCAGGTGAACGAGGTCAAGCACCGGTGGCGACCCGGCGATCGACTGGAGCGTCTGTGCATATTGAGCGCATGCCGCATTCAAGTCTGCGGATTCGACCGCCATGGGATAAATCTGTTCCGGGCGCAATGGCGCATGAGCGAGCAGGCTCTCACGCAGGTGGGTAAGATTTCGGTCGGGATGTCCTGCGGGGGCGACCCTTTCGTCCACTTGCACCACATGCAGGGCGTTCCAGGGGACGTCTTCCCGCGTGAGTTCACGTAGCATAACCCATGGAGTGTGGCCGCCGCTGACCGCGAGAATAAAGGACCCACGATTTGCGACCGCGGATCTGGCTTCCGCGGCGATAAACGCAGCCCCTCTTCGCGCGACCGAGTCGGCATCGGCGTAGATTTCAATTCTCATCATGCGTTTCACTTGCTCCTGAAAATGCTTCCTTGCCGGCGGGGTTGTGCCATCTTCCCGGAGGAGTCACACGCGTGACTTCATCCGGGCCCCAGGTGCCGGAAAATCCTCTTGCAGGCAAGATCGCCGCGTGGCGCCGAAGAAAACAGCGCGTCCGAGTGCGCACTGTTCATGAACTCTCCTCAAGCGGCGGTCGGTTTTTCCACTGGTTGTTCGAGGTGCCCGCCAAATTCGTAACGCATCGCGGACAGGAGTTTGTCGGCAAAGTCGGCTTCGCCACGCGAACTGAAGCGCTCATACAGAGACGCGGTGAGCACTGGAACTGGCACGGCTTCGTCGATCGCCGCCTCGATTGTCCATCGGCCTTCGCCGGAGTCCGACACCCGGCCGGCGAATCGGGAAAGTGCCGGGTCCTTGAGCAGGGCAACCGCCGTGAGGTCAAGCAGCCACGAAGCAATTACGCTGCCGCGTCTCCACACTTCGGCGATGTTCTTGAGCTCAAAGTCATATTTGTAGTTTTCGGGATCGCGCAATGGAGTGGTTTCAGCGTCAATCTGGGCCTCTCGCTTTCCGACGTTCGCGGACTGCAGCACGGACAAGCCTTCGGCATAGGCGGCCATGATTCCATACTCGATCCCATTGTGCACCATCTTGACGAAGTGCCCCCCGCCGTTCGGACCGCAGTGCAAATAACCCAACTCGGCAGTGCCATCCACGTGCTCACGACCGGGCGTGCGCGGTATGTCGCCCCTACCAGGTGCCAGCGCCGAGAAGATCGGGTCGAGATGCTGGACGACTTCCTTTTCGCCGCCGATCATCATGCAGTAGCCGCGCTCCAGGCCCCAGACGCCGCCGCTTGTGCCCACATCCATGTAGTGGATGCGCCGTGCCGCGAGATCCTCGGCGCGCCGGATGTCGTCGATGTAGTAGGAATTTCCACCGTCGATGAGGATGTCGCCGGCGTCGAGGTGGGGCACCAGCTC is part of the Terriglobales bacterium genome and encodes:
- the pgl gene encoding 6-phosphogluconolactonase, encoding MMRIEIYADADSVARRGAAFIAAEARSAVANRGSFILAVSGGHTPWVMLRELTREDVPWNALHVVQVDERVAPAGHPDRNLTHLRESLLAHAPLRPEQIYPMAVESADLNAACAQYAQTLQSIAGSPPVLDLVHLGLGPDGHTASLVPGDPVLEINAADVAVTGLYQGR
- the gnd gene encoding decarboxylating 6-phosphogluconate dehydrogenase — encoded protein: MQLGMIGLGRMGANMVRRLLRNGHTCVVFDRSSKAVNELLAENALGATSLADLVKKLEKPRAVWLMVPAAVVDKTIAELVPHLDAGDILIDGGNSYYIDDIRRAEDLAARRIHYMDVGTSGGVWGLERGYCMMIGGEKEVVQHLDPIFSALAPGRGDIPRTPGREHVDGTAELGYLHCGPNGGGHFVKMVHNGIEYGIMAAYAEGLSVLQSANVGKREAQIDAETTPLRDPENYKYDFELKNIAEVWRRGSVIASWLLDLTAVALLKDPALSRFAGRVSDSGEGRWTIEAAIDEAVPVPVLTASLYERFSSRGEADFADKLLSAMRYEFGGHLEQPVEKPTAA